In Phaeobacter sp. A36a-5a, a single genomic region encodes these proteins:
- a CDS encoding LysR family transcriptional regulator codes for MPLNYHHLRYFWAVAHDGNLTRTAQRLNLSQSALSVQIKQLEERLGHPLFDRRGRQLHLTEAGRIALDHADAIFATGQELIATLEGSERSRQALRVGALATLSRNFQIGFLRPMLARSDVEVILRSGSPTELLEGLATLNLDLVLMNREPPDDSLTPYETHQIGDQAVSIVGTPARLDPRLPIRELLTTHPFVLPTTDNTVRTAFDAMASRLSVVPQVAAEVDDMAMMRLLAREDIGLALVAPIVVQDELSSGRLLEAEEHPRIRETFYAVTLRRRFPNPLVQEVLAGSASVLNG; via the coding sequence ATGCCCCTGAACTATCATCATCTGCGCTATTTCTGGGCCGTCGCCCATGACGGCAATCTGACCCGCACCGCGCAGCGGCTGAATCTGTCGCAATCGGCGCTTTCTGTGCAGATCAAACAGCTGGAGGAGCGGCTGGGCCATCCGCTGTTCGACCGGCGCGGACGGCAGCTGCATCTGACCGAGGCGGGGCGTATCGCGCTGGATCATGCCGATGCGATCTTTGCCACCGGGCAGGAGCTGATTGCCACGCTGGAAGGCAGCGAGCGCAGCCGTCAGGCGCTGCGGGTGGGTGCGCTGGCCACACTGTCGCGGAACTTTCAGATCGGGTTCCTGCGGCCCATGCTGGCGCGCAGCGATGTCGAGGTGATCCTGCGCTCCGGCAGCCCAACCGAGTTGCTGGAGGGGCTGGCAACGCTGAACCTCGATCTGGTTCTGATGAACCGCGAGCCTCCCGACGACAGCCTGACCCCCTATGAAACCCATCAGATCGGGGATCAGGCGGTGAGCATCGTCGGCACCCCGGCGCGGCTGGATCCACGCCTGCCGATCCGCGAATTGCTGACCACCCATCCCTTTGTGCTGCCGACCACCGACAATACGGTGCGGACCGCCTTTGATGCCATGGCCAGTCGCCTGTCGGTGGTGCCGCAGGTGGCTGCCGAGGTCGACGACATGGCGATGATGCGGCTGTTGGCCCGCGAGGATATCGGCCTGGCGCTGGTGGCCCCGATCGTGGTGCAGGATGAGCTGTCCTCGGGGCGGCTGCTGGAGGCCGAGGAGCACCCCCGCATTCGCGAGACCTTCTATGCGGTCACCCTGCGGCGCCGTTTTCCCAATCCGCTGGTTCAGGAGGTGCTGGCAGGCAGCGCCTCGGTGCTGAACGGCTGA